In the Rhinoderma darwinii isolate aRhiDar2 chromosome 13, aRhiDar2.hap1, whole genome shotgun sequence genome, one interval contains:
- the ROMO1 gene encoding reactive oxygen species modulator 1, giving the protein MPVAVGGPYGQSQPRCFDKVKMGFMMGFSVGMAAGALFGTFSCLRFGMRGRELVGGIGKTMMQSGGTFGTFMAIGMGIRC; this is encoded by the exons ATGCCAGTTGCAGTTGGTGGCCCCTATGGGCAATCTCAGCCCAGGTGTTTTGACAAGGTGAAGATGGGTTTCATGATGGGCTTTTCTGTAGGCATGGCAGCGGGGGCATTGTTTGGCACATTCTCGTGTTTAAG attCGGAATGAGAGGACGTGAACTTGTGGGTGGCATTGGAAAGACCATGATGCAAAGTGGTGGCACATTTGGAACATTTATGGCCATTGGGATGGGAATTCGATGTTAA
- the RBM39 gene encoding RNA-binding protein 39 isoform X3: protein MVLSHLKCAPPLISSGPKFGSSMRGKMGVQHNVKLRRRSKSKSPQKREKSPVRGPIDNLTPEERDARTVFCMQLAARIRPRDLEEFFSTVGKVRDVRMISDRNSRRSKGIAYVEFVDVSSVPLAIGLTGQRVLGVPIIVQASQAEKNRAAAMANNLQKGTAGPMRLYVGSLHFNITEDMLRGIFEPFGRIESIQLMMDSETGRSKGYGFITFSDSECAKKALEQLNGFELAGRPMKVGHVTERTDASNASSFLDSDELERTGIDLGTTGRLQLMARLAEGTGLQIPPAAQQALQMSGSLAFGAVADLQSRISQQSEALAAAAASAAAISLTSSTAPIPAATQPLATQCFQLSNMFNPQTEDEPGWDTEIKDDVIEECNKHGGVVHIYVDKSSPQGNVYVKCPTIASAVAAVNALHGRWFAGKMITAAYVPLPTYHSLFPDSMTSTQLLFPVRR from the exons TTCTGGACCAAAATTTGGCAGCTCCATGCGAGGCAAAATGGGAGTACAGCACAACGTAAAGCTAAG ACGTCGCTCAAAGAGCAAAAGTCcgcaaaagagagaaaaaagcccTGTAAG AGGACCAATTGATAATCTAACACCAGAAGAAAGAGATGCACGCACTGTCTTTTGTATGCAACTGGCAGCAAGGATCCGCCCAAGAGACCTAGAAGAATTTTTCTCAACGGTTGGCAAG GTTCGTGATGTGCGGATGATCTCTGACAGAAATTCCAGGCGTTCCAAGGGGATAGCTTATGTCGAGTTTGTTGATGTTAGCTCTGTACCTCTAGCAATTGGTTTAACAGGACAGAGAGTGTTGGGTGTTCCCATAATAGTGCAAGCTTCTCAG GCAGAAAAGAACAGAGCTGCTGCAATGGCCAATAATTTGCAGAAAGGCACTGCGGGGCCAATGAGGCTATATGTAGGATCTCTGCATTTTAACATAACTGAAGACATGCTACGTGGAATATTTGAACCATTTGGCAGA aTTGAAAGTATCCAACTTATGATGGATAGTGAAACTGGACGCTCAAAGGGATATGGCTTTATTACT tTTTCGGATTCTGAATGTGCCAAAAAAGCTCTGGAGCAATTAAATGGATTTGAATTGGCTGGGCGTCCTATGAAGGTTGGCCATGTGACAGAACGTACTGATGCATCAAATGCCAGTTCATTTTTGGATAGTGATGAGCTTGAGAGAACTGGAATAGACCTCGGTACTACTGGTAGACTTCAGCTGATGGCAAGACTTGCAGAAG GCACTGGATTGCAGATACCTCCAGCTGCACAGCAAGCATTGCAAATGAGTGGttctttggcttttggtgctgtaGCAG atcttCAGTCAAGAATTTCACAGCAAAGTGAAG ctcttgctgctgctgccgcctccgctgctGCCATCTCATTGACGTCATCAACTGCCCCAATTCCAGCAGCCACTCAACCACTTGCCACACAATGCTTCCAGCTGTCAAACATGTTTAACCCACAAAC AGAAGATGAGCCGGGTTGGGACACAGAGATAAAAGATGATGTAATTGAAGAATGCAACAAGCATGGAGGAGTTGTTCACATTTATGTTGATAAGAGTTCACCACAG GGTAATGTTTATGTTAAATGTCCAACCATAGCATCTGCAGTTGCAGCAGTTAATGCGTTACATGGAAGGTGGTTTGCTG GCAAGATGATCACTGCTGCATATGTCCCTCTTCCAACTTACCACAGCCTCTTCCCTGATTCCATGACCTCTACTCAGCTTCTGTTTCCTGTTCGTCGATGA
- the RBM39 gene encoding RNA-binding protein 39 isoform X4: MVLSHLNSGPKFGSSMRGKMGVQHNVKLRRRSKSKSPQKREKSPVRGPIDNLTPEERDARTVFCMQLAARIRPRDLEEFFSTVGKVRDVRMISDRNSRRSKGIAYVEFVDVSSVPLAIGLTGQRVLGVPIIVQASQAEKNRAAAMANNLQKGTAGPMRLYVGSLHFNITEDMLRGIFEPFGRIESIQLMMDSETGRSKGYGFITFSDSECAKKALEQLNGFELAGRPMKVGHVTERTDASNASSFLDSDELERTGIDLGTTGRLQLMARLAEGTGLQIPPAAQQALQMSGSLAFGAVADLQSRISQQSEALAAAAASAAAISLTSSTAPIPAATQPLATQCFQLSNMFNPQTEDEPGWDTEIKDDVIEECNKHGGVVHIYVDKSSPQGNVYVKCPTIASAVAAVNALHGRWFAGKMITAAYVPLPTYHSLFPDSMTSTQLLFPVRR, encoded by the exons TTCTGGACCAAAATTTGGCAGCTCCATGCGAGGCAAAATGGGAGTACAGCACAACGTAAAGCTAAG ACGTCGCTCAAAGAGCAAAAGTCcgcaaaagagagaaaaaagcccTGTAAG AGGACCAATTGATAATCTAACACCAGAAGAAAGAGATGCACGCACTGTCTTTTGTATGCAACTGGCAGCAAGGATCCGCCCAAGAGACCTAGAAGAATTTTTCTCAACGGTTGGCAAG GTTCGTGATGTGCGGATGATCTCTGACAGAAATTCCAGGCGTTCCAAGGGGATAGCTTATGTCGAGTTTGTTGATGTTAGCTCTGTACCTCTAGCAATTGGTTTAACAGGACAGAGAGTGTTGGGTGTTCCCATAATAGTGCAAGCTTCTCAG GCAGAAAAGAACAGAGCTGCTGCAATGGCCAATAATTTGCAGAAAGGCACTGCGGGGCCAATGAGGCTATATGTAGGATCTCTGCATTTTAACATAACTGAAGACATGCTACGTGGAATATTTGAACCATTTGGCAGA aTTGAAAGTATCCAACTTATGATGGATAGTGAAACTGGACGCTCAAAGGGATATGGCTTTATTACT tTTTCGGATTCTGAATGTGCCAAAAAAGCTCTGGAGCAATTAAATGGATTTGAATTGGCTGGGCGTCCTATGAAGGTTGGCCATGTGACAGAACGTACTGATGCATCAAATGCCAGTTCATTTTTGGATAGTGATGAGCTTGAGAGAACTGGAATAGACCTCGGTACTACTGGTAGACTTCAGCTGATGGCAAGACTTGCAGAAG GCACTGGATTGCAGATACCTCCAGCTGCACAGCAAGCATTGCAAATGAGTGGttctttggcttttggtgctgtaGCAG atcttCAGTCAAGAATTTCACAGCAAAGTGAAG ctcttgctgctgctgccgcctccgctgctGCCATCTCATTGACGTCATCAACTGCCCCAATTCCAGCAGCCACTCAACCACTTGCCACACAATGCTTCCAGCTGTCAAACATGTTTAACCCACAAAC AGAAGATGAGCCGGGTTGGGACACAGAGATAAAAGATGATGTAATTGAAGAATGCAACAAGCATGGAGGAGTTGTTCACATTTATGTTGATAAGAGTTCACCACAG GGTAATGTTTATGTTAAATGTCCAACCATAGCATCTGCAGTTGCAGCAGTTAATGCGTTACATGGAAGGTGGTTTGCTG GCAAGATGATCACTGCTGCATATGTCCCTCTTCCAACTTACCACAGCCTCTTCCCTGATTCCATGACCTCTACTCAGCTTCTGTTTCCTGTTCGTCGATGA